The Paenibacillus sp. RC334 nucleotide sequence CGTGCGCAGCAGCGTATTGTGGCTGTTCACAGCGGAAGCACATCGCCTGAGCCGCAAACACGCGAACAGCAGGAGCCTATTGTAGAAGACGGCATAAGTGAATAAAGCATGCATACAATCATAACAAAAAATCCCCTTCGACTACCGCCTGAATTGGTACCAGCGGAGTTAAAGGGGGATTTCAAGTGACGGGATGGTTTTACTCGCTGCGTTTGCCTGAAACAGAAATTTCTACAGGCGCACTTTCGCTTCCGTCTTCATCCACTGCTTTGACAACCAGCCTAACAGTGGCTTTTTGAGTAAGCACGCTAATGCTAAACGTACCATCGTCCTTGGCTACTTCACTACCGATTGGCAGATCGTTGGAATAGACGGTTACTGTGGAACCTGCTTTAGCTGTCCCCGTAATCGTACCTTCGCCGTCATGCACTTCGTTTACTTTAAGTGTATCACTGGAAGCTACCGCATCAGTGTTTGAATCTGTAGTTGTATCAGTGCTTGTGTCTGTCGCTGTGGAGCTGTCCGTAGTCGTATCCGTGCTGTTGTTCGTTGTGCTGTCTGTATTCGTTGTCGTGCTGTCTGTGCTGGTGCTGCTATCTTCTGTTTCGCTTCCAGGAGCAGTAGACGTGTTACCATACGTCGAATCCGTAACGTTACCGTATGTGGAATCTGTTACCGTTCCACCAGGAGTCGATGTGAGATTATCAACCGCGCTCAGGTTGTAACCGGAAGCTGCATCCAGAATAGCAACTGCTTCTGCACGTGTCAGCGACTTCAATGGCTGGAATTTACCATCAGGATAACCGTTGATGATTTTTTGCTCCGCAGCAGCGGCTACACTTTTTTTCGCCCATGATCCGATTTTTTCGGAGTCTATGAACTTGGTAACATCTGCCGCGTTACCTGCTGTCAGTCCAATGGCTTTGCCCACAATAGCGGCAGCTTCCTGACGCGTTACTTTTCCATTCGGTTTGAGCTTGTTATCTGCATAGCCGCTTATGTAACCTGCATTCACGGCATTTGTCAGTTCATTGAATGCCCAGTGCGAAGCTGGTACATCTGTGAACGTTCTGTTTCCATTACCGTTTACCTGAACACTGTCCGCATACGTTACGTCCGTCACGGCTGGAGTATCCTGCGTG carries:
- a CDS encoding S-layer homology domain-containing protein, which encodes MGNKFRNTVTSVLSTGLILSAFSAAAAAPQNTSGHWAGDQVQRWSATGKLDGAVKTDAAITRAEFIVLLNRSLGTFTQDTPAVTDVTYADSVQVNGNGNRTFTDVPASHWAFNELTNAVNAGYISGYADNKLKPNGKVTRQEAAAIVGKAIGLTAGNAADVTKFIDSEKIGSWAKKSVAAAAEQKIINGYPDGKFQPLKSLTRAEAVAILDAASGYNLSAVDNLTSTPGGTVTDSTYGNVTDSTYGNTSTAPGSETEDSSTSTDSTTTNTDSTTNNSTDTTTDSSTATDTSTDTTTDSNTDAVASSDTLKVNEVHDGEGTITGTAKAGSTVTVYSNDLPIGSEVAKDDGTFSISVLTQKATVRLVVKAVDEDGSESAPVEISVSGKRSE